In the Thermotoga sp. Ku-13t genome, one interval contains:
- the rpmC gene encoding 50S ribosomal protein L29 → MKAAEIRNYSDEELKKLLEEKKRQLMELRFQHAMGQLRNTSLIEETKRDIARIKTILRERELGIRR, encoded by the coding sequence ATGAAAGCGGCAGAAATCAGAAACTACAGCGACGAAGAATTGAAAAAGCTTTTGGAAGAAAAGAAAAGGCAGCTCATGGAGTTGAGATTTCAACATGCGATGGGCCAGCTGAGAAACACTTCTCTGATTGAAGAAACCAAAAGAGACATAGCGAGGATCAAAACAATACTCCGTGAACGAGAGCTCGGAATAAGGAGGTAA
- the rplE gene encoding 50S ribosomal protein L5: protein MAQYVPLKERYEKEVVPILMKEFGYKNIHQVPRLEKIVINMGIGEGARNADLLMKHMNELAAIAGQKPVITKAKKSISNFKIRKGMNIGLKVTLRGLRMWNFLYKLANIALPKVRDFRGLNPDSFDGRGNYSFGLSEQFVFPEITPDQATRVQGMDITIVTTAKTDREAKRLLELLGLPFRK from the coding sequence ATGGCACAGTATGTACCTTTGAAAGAAAGATATGAAAAGGAAGTAGTACCTATACTGATGAAAGAGTTTGGATACAAGAACATTCACCAGGTTCCAAGATTGGAAAAGATCGTTATAAACATGGGCATCGGTGAAGGTGCTCGAAACGCCGATCTACTCATGAAACACATGAACGAATTGGCGGCTATCGCCGGTCAAAAGCCCGTCATTACGAAAGCCAAGAAGAGCATTTCTAACTTCAAGATAAGAAAGGGCATGAACATAGGACTCAAGGTAACGCTTCGTGGCTTAAGGATGTGGAACTTTCTCTACAAACTCGCCAACATAGCCTTACCAAAAGTCAGGGACTTTCGAGGGTTGAACCCTGATTCTTTCGACGGTAGGGGTAACTACAGTTTTGGTCTGAGCGAACAATTCGTTTTTCCTGAAATAACCCCCGACCAGGCGACGAGAGTTCAGGGTATGGACATCACCATAGTCACAACGGCCAAGACCGACAGGGAAGCGAAGAGATTGTTGGAACTGCTCGGACTGCCTTTCAGAAAGTGA
- the rplP gene encoding 50S ribosomal protein L16 yields MLMPKRVKYRKQQRGRLKGEAKCGTTVAFGEWGLKALAPSWLTAQQIEAGRIAIMRVLKKGGKLWIRVFPDKPYTKKPAESRMGKGKGNVEGWVCPVKPGKIIYEIAGVDEQTAREALEYAASKLPIPTKIVSRTSFGGEAV; encoded by the coding sequence ATGTTGATGCCAAAAAGGGTCAAATACAGAAAGCAGCAACGAGGACGTCTCAAAGGTGAAGCGAAATGTGGAACAACTGTCGCTTTTGGCGAATGGGGTTTGAAGGCACTCGCTCCTTCCTGGCTCACCGCTCAACAGATAGAGGCTGGTAGGATCGCAATCATGAGGGTTCTGAAAAAAGGTGGAAAACTCTGGATCAGAGTGTTTCCAGACAAGCCTTACACGAAAAAGCCAGCCGAGTCCAGGATGGGTAAAGGAAAGGGTAACGTTGAGGGCTGGGTTTGCCCGGTCAAGCCTGGAAAAATCATATACGAGATCGCGGGTGTGGATGAGCAAACAGCCAGGGAAGCCCTCGAATATGCTGCGTCCAAGTTACCGATACCTACGAAGATAGTCTCAAGGACCTCCTTCGGGGGTGAAGCAGTATGA
- the rpsC gene encoding 30S ribosomal protein S3: MGQKVHPKGFRLGITSEWQARWFNEKNYALWLKEDEEIRKLIKATYNQAGISEVFIERPDNETVNVIIKTARPGVIIGKKGAEIGKLREELEKKLNRRVIVNVEEIKTPELDAQLVAESIATRIEKRASHKRAMKRAISDAIRKGALGIKTMVSGRLAGAEIARREWYLRGRLPLQKIKAIIDYGTARAETKYGTIGVKVWIYKGDAQI, encoded by the coding sequence GTGGGTCAGAAAGTACATCCGAAAGGATTCAGACTGGGGATAACTTCAGAATGGCAAGCAAGATGGTTCAACGAGAAGAATTACGCGTTGTGGCTGAAAGAAGATGAAGAAATACGCAAACTGATCAAGGCAACTTACAATCAGGCAGGCATAAGCGAAGTTTTCATAGAGAGGCCTGACAACGAGACTGTAAACGTGATCATTAAAACTGCAAGGCCTGGAGTCATAATAGGAAAGAAAGGTGCCGAGATCGGCAAACTGAGAGAAGAATTGGAAAAGAAGCTGAACAGACGTGTCATTGTGAATGTGGAAGAAATAAAAACGCCCGAGCTCGATGCACAGCTTGTCGCTGAAAGCATTGCCACGAGGATAGAGAAAAGAGCTTCGCATAAGCGTGCAATGAAGAGGGCCATTTCGGACGCCATAAGAAAAGGCGCTTTGGGAATAAAGACAATGGTTTCGGGTCGTCTGGCTGGAGCAGAGATTGCAAGGCGTGAATGGTACCTCAGAGGAAGGCTGCCTCTCCAAAAGATTAAAGCGATCATAGATTATGGAACGGCCAGGGCCGAGACAAAGTACGGTACGATCGGCGTCAAAGTCTGGATTTACAAGGGTGATGCGCAGATTTGA
- the rplV gene encoding 50S ribosomal protein L22 — MNTQSQIRRPKRSVQHRQKQESEAKEARAVARYVRLSPRKARCVVNAIRGKSVDEAFQILQMSPKKAARIVEKVLASAVANAENNAKLSRESLYVSHCVVDDGPRMKRIWIRGRGRADIIQRRMCHITVVVKSRD, encoded by the coding sequence ATGAACACTCAGAGCCAGATCAGAAGGCCAAAAAGATCTGTCCAGCACAGACAGAAGCAGGAAAGTGAAGCAAAAGAAGCACGCGCCGTTGCTCGCTATGTTAGGCTGTCTCCCAGAAAGGCCCGGTGTGTTGTGAACGCTATCAGAGGCAAGAGTGTGGATGAGGCGTTCCAGATTCTACAGATGTCTCCAAAAAAAGCCGCACGTATTGTTGAAAAAGTCCTGGCGTCGGCTGTGGCCAACGCTGAGAACAACGCCAAGCTCAGCAGAGAAAGCCTCTATGTTTCGCATTGCGTCGTTGATGATGGCCCAAGGATGAAGAGAATCTGGATACGTGGTAGAGGAAGAGCAGACATAATACAGAGGCGAATGTGCCATATCACTGTGGTAGTGAAGAGCAGAGACTGA
- the rplX gene encoding 50S ribosomal protein L24, whose protein sequence is MRIKRDDLVQVISGKDKGKRGKVLKVIPKENKVIVQGVNIVKKHQRPIPQLREGGIIEREAPIYACKVMVVCPSCDRPTRVGMKFLEDGTKVRFCKKCGEIIDKV, encoded by the coding sequence ATGCGAATAAAACGAGATGATCTGGTTCAAGTCATTTCAGGTAAGGACAAGGGTAAGAGAGGAAAAGTTCTCAAGGTAATACCGAAGGAGAACAAGGTCATAGTCCAGGGAGTCAACATAGTTAAGAAGCACCAGAGACCAATACCCCAGCTGAGGGAAGGAGGCATCATAGAAAGGGAAGCACCAATTTATGCTTGCAAAGTCATGGTTGTGTGTCCAAGCTGTGACAGACCAACGCGCGTCGGTATGAAATTCCTGGAGGACGGTACAAAGGTTAGATTCTGCAAAAAATGTGGCGAGATCATCGATAAGGTGTGA
- the rplN gene encoding 50S ribosomal protein L14, whose translation MIQTESYLNVADNSGAKVLRVIRVLGGHHKKYGTVGDIVVCSVRDVVPNTGIKKGEIVKAVIVRTRKPIRRPDGSYIRFDDNAAVLLDKFNEPRGTRVFGPVAREIREKGYMKIISLAPEVL comes from the coding sequence ATGATCCAGACGGAAAGTTATCTCAACGTCGCGGACAACTCGGGTGCAAAGGTTTTAAGGGTCATAAGAGTCCTTGGAGGTCATCACAAGAAATACGGAACCGTGGGTGACATCGTTGTGTGTTCTGTCAGGGATGTCGTACCCAACACTGGTATTAAAAAAGGTGAGATCGTCAAAGCGGTGATAGTCCGAACAAGGAAACCCATAAGGAGACCCGATGGGAGTTATATAAGGTTTGACGACAACGCAGCAGTTCTGCTCGATAAATTCAATGAACCCAGAGGGACACGTGTCTTCGGACCGGTAGCCAGAGAGATTCGTGAGAAAGGTTACATGAAGATCATATCTCTGGCACCAGAGGTCCTCTGA
- the rpsH gene encoding 30S ribosomal protein S8 encodes MWSDPIADMLTRIRNANIVFKEYVDVPASNLKRAICEVLKREGFIQDYKYIEDGKQGILRIHMKYKGLRKNRERVIHGIVRVSKPGRRIYVTKDELPKVKNGLGIAILTTSKGVLTDKEARELGVGGEVIAYIW; translated from the coding sequence ATGTGGAGTGATCCGATAGCCGATATGCTCACGCGAATCAGGAACGCCAACATCGTATTCAAAGAGTACGTCGACGTGCCAGCTTCGAATTTGAAGCGTGCGATCTGTGAAGTATTGAAACGTGAAGGTTTCATTCAGGACTACAAATACATCGAAGATGGTAAGCAAGGCATCCTGAGGATACACATGAAGTACAAGGGCCTTCGGAAAAACCGTGAAAGAGTGATCCACGGAATCGTGAGGGTCTCAAAACCTGGCAGGAGAATCTATGTTACGAAAGATGAGCTGCCGAAGGTTAAGAACGGGCTTGGTATAGCGATATTAACGACTTCAAAAGGCGTCTTAACCGACAAGGAAGCCAGGGA
- a CDS encoding type Z 30S ribosomal protein S14, producing the protein MPRKGLIERWKKPKKFKVREYTRCVMCGRAKSVYREFGLCRVCFRKMALEGKLPGVRKASW; encoded by the coding sequence ATGCCAAGAAAGGGATTGATAGAAAGATGGAAGAAACCAAAGAAATTCAAAGTTCGCGAATACACCAGGTGTGTCATGTGCGGAAGGGCCAAATCCGTTTACAGGGAATTCGGTCTGTGCAGGGTCTGCTTCAGGAAAATGGCGCTGGAAGGTAAGCTCCCGGGTGTCAGGAAGGCAAGTTGGTGA
- the rpsQ gene encoding 30S ribosomal protein S17 — MPRKRLIGVVVSDKMDKTVVVKVTRRFEHPVYKKHIERSKKYHAHDEHNECKVGDVVLIEETRPLSKTKRWRVVEILQRAFQVEKMPEIEESDQA, encoded by the coding sequence ATGCCGAGAAAACGTTTGATAGGTGTTGTGGTCAGTGACAAGATGGATAAAACCGTGGTTGTGAAAGTTACAAGGAGGTTCGAACATCCCGTTTATAAAAAGCACATCGAGCGTTCGAAGAAGTACCATGCTCACGATGAGCACAATGAATGCAAGGTCGGAGACGTTGTACTCATAGAGGAAACGCGACCGTTGAGCAAGACGAAAAGATGGAGAGTTGTTGAGATACTCCAGCGAGCTTTTCAAGTTGAAAAAATGCCCGAGATTGAGGAGAGTGATCAGGCATGA
- the rpsS gene encoding 30S ribosomal protein S19, protein MSRSKKKGPYVDPKLLKKIRMLNETGEKKIIKTWSRASTIVPEMVGHTIAVHNGLKHIPIYITENMVGHRLGEFALTRRFGGHADKKAASKGQVK, encoded by the coding sequence GTGTCTCGATCTAAGAAGAAGGGTCCTTATGTTGATCCAAAACTTTTGAAAAAGATCAGGATGCTGAATGAAACAGGGGAAAAGAAAATAATAAAGACCTGGAGCAGGGCTTCGACAATCGTTCCGGAAATGGTCGGCCACACGATAGCCGTTCACAATGGCTTGAAGCATATTCCAATATACATTACAGAGAATATGGTCGGTCATAGACTGGGTGAGTTCGCACTCACGAGAAGGTTTGGAGGCCACGCTGATAAGAAAGCTGCCTCCAAGGGCCAGGTTAAATGA